One window of Mycobacteriales bacterium genomic DNA carries:
- a CDS encoding Fic family protein, producing MGWRELQRTLLSDEPELLGIRDVQNWISGSDYHPLTADFVPPQPSLMDALMGDLVEYMNGGVHAPLIQAGIVHAQFETVHPFKDGNGRVGRALITYSSGSARSYALPSYLSVRFY from the coding sequence GTGGGCTGGAGGGAGCTACAGAGAACCCTCCTGTCGGACGAGCCTGAACTGCTGGGAATCCGCGACGTGCAAAACTGGATCAGTGGCTCTGACTACCATCCCTTGACGGCCGACTTTGTGCCGCCCCAGCCTTCGCTCATGGACGCCCTCATGGGTGATCTGGTGGAGTACATGAACGGGGGAGTCCACGCTCCGCTGATCCAGGCCGGTATCGTTCACGCCCAGTTCGAGACGGTGCATCCATTCAAGGACGGGAACGGTAGAGTCGGACGAGCACTCATTACATACAGTTCTGGTTCGGCGAGGTCTTACGCATTGCCGTCTTACCTGTCAGTCCGGTTCTACTGA